The proteins below come from a single Erythrobacter sp. SG61-1L genomic window:
- a CDS encoding PadR family transcriptional regulator — MHNHSDRCGDRSERHGRHRGMRGGPGGPLWGKMEKLAAMGRGGFGGGWGGGFGWDDFGGGFGGGGRKGRRGRMFAGGELRLVLLSLVADQPRHGYELMKALEELTGGNYSPSPGTLYPTLSLLSDEGMIAESADGDGNRKAFEATDTGRAELAERAEEVEALLKRLAELGDAGERQHSPELMRALMNFGGVLKHRVFAGKPDKETMQAIVDIIDEAAKRIERA; from the coding sequence ATGCATAATCATTCGGATCGCTGCGGCGATCGTTCCGAACGCCATGGCCGCCATCGTGGTATGCGCGGCGGCCCGGGTGGCCCCCTGTGGGGCAAGATGGAAAAGCTCGCGGCCATGGGGCGCGGCGGATTCGGTGGCGGCTGGGGCGGTGGCTTCGGCTGGGACGATTTCGGCGGCGGCTTTGGCGGCGGCGGGCGCAAGGGCCGACGCGGACGGATGTTCGCGGGCGGAGAGCTTCGCCTCGTCCTGCTTAGCCTTGTCGCGGACCAACCGCGCCACGGCTATGAACTGATGAAGGCGCTGGAAGAGCTGACCGGCGGGAATTACTCGCCCAGCCCGGGCACGCTCTATCCCACGCTCTCGCTTCTTTCAGACGAAGGCATGATTGCCGAAAGCGCCGATGGCGACGGCAATCGCAAGGCCTTCGAGGCAACCGATACAGGCCGGGCCGAACTGGCCGAACGGGCCGAGGAAGTCGAAGCTCTGCTGAAGCGCCTTGCCGAACTGGGCGATGCAGGTGAACGCCAGCATTCGCCGGAACTGATGCGTGCGCTGATGAATTTCGGTGGCGTGCTCAAGCACCGGGTCTTTGCGGGCAAGCCCGACAAGGAGACGATGCAGGCCATCGTCGACATCATCGACGAAGCGGCCAAGCGGATCGAACGCGCTTGA
- a CDS encoding DUF2218 domain-containing protein translates to MSSTATTTAIVPTASGSRYLQQLCKHWSHSLEVEFTPEHGTIRFPAEGRAGTFPGDALVTMDAHADSLEVRIDASVDQQRDVMKGVVSSHLDRFAHREAPLPFDWRDG, encoded by the coding sequence ATGAGTTCAACCGCCACCACCACGGCCATCGTCCCGACCGCCAGCGGCAGCCGCTATCTGCAGCAATTGTGCAAGCACTGGTCCCACAGTCTGGAAGTGGAATTCACGCCCGAACACGGCACGATTCGCTTCCCGGCTGAAGGCCGCGCGGGCACGTTCCCCGGCGATGCGCTGGTGACGATGGACGCCCATGCGGACAGTCTGGAAGTGCGGATCGACGCCAGCGTGGACCAGCAGCGGGACGTGATGAAAGGCGTCGTTTCCAGCCATCTGGACCGCTTCGCCCATCGCGAGGCGCCCTTGCCGTTCGACTGGCGGGATGGATGA